CTATCGCTTTGGCCTCGAGGCACCCGGGGGAGTGGCCGGTTTGATAGGCAGCAATGCCCTCTGGGGCAGGCCCCCTGCCCTGGAAACGCCCCTGGCCCTGCTGGAGCGATGGAGTGCCGAAAGGTTGCACAACCAGATGCTGCCTTGCCTTGATCCCCAGCGAGCCTTTGTGCTGGAGGCCCTGCCCGCGTGAACAATTGGAACCAGGAAATACTTGAGGGTGGATTGCCCCTTATATGGCAAGACCGCCCGGGCCCCTCGATCGTTGCTGCCAGGCTTTGGATTCGGGGTGGTAGCAGCGGCGATAGGCCTGGCCAGCGTGGCGCCCACCAATTACTAGCGGGCTCCATGGCCCGGGGCTGTGGAAGCTTGGATGCAAATGCCCTGGCCGATCTGGTCGAGGGCTATGGGGCAGGCCTTCGCAGTGAGGCCAGCGAGGACAGCCTGGTTTTAAGTCTCAAATGTGCGGCCAGCGATGCCCAGACCCTCGTGGGCCTGCTGCTGTCGATGGTGCTGGAGCCCTTGCTCGAACAAGGCCAAGTGGCCATTGAACGGGACCTAAACCTGCAGGCCCTGCAGCGCCAACAGGAAGATCCCTTCCAGCTGGCCCACGACCAAATCCGATCCCAGCTCTTTGGCAGTGGTCCCTATGGCCACGATCCCCTGGGAATCGAGCCGGAGCTTGCCCTGCTGGGCCGTGAGCAACTGCTTACCCTGCTGCCCTCTCTGGGTGAAGAAGGGGCCCTATTGGTGCTTACCGGATCTGTTCCCTCCGAGCTCCCGCAACAACTGAACAGGCAATTAAAAGATCGCCCTTGGCATACCCAGATGCCAAAGGCCAGTGTAGAAAAATCCTCTTTTGAGAAGGAAAAAAAGGGCCTGGCTGGGCTGGAGCAGGACACGGAGCAACTGGTGCTGATGCTCGGTGTTGCGACCGTTCCCCTGGGCCATCCAGATGCCTTGGCCCTGCGCATCCTCCAGGCCCATCTAGGGATGGGAATGTCGAGCCGTTTGTTTGTGGTGATGCGAGAGGAGCACGGTCTTGCCTACGACGTGGGGGTGCACATGCCCGCCCGTCGAGGCTCCACCCCCTTCCTCTGGCACCTATCCACTTCCCTTGAGAGGGCATCTGAGGCCTGCGGCTGCCTACTTGATGAGTGGCAAAGGATGCTGAATGAGCCCCTTGGCGCTGCTGAGTTCGAGCTAGCCAAGG
This genomic interval from Cyanobium sp. WAJ14-Wanaka contains the following:
- a CDS encoding pitrilysin family protein — encoded protein: MNNWNQEILEGGLPLIWQDRPGPSIVAARLWIRGGSSGDRPGQRGAHQLLAGSMARGCGSLDANALADLVEGYGAGLRSEASEDSLVLSLKCAASDAQTLVGLLLSMVLEPLLEQGQVAIERDLNLQALQRQQEDPFQLAHDQIRSQLFGSGPYGHDPLGIEPELALLGREQLLTLLPSLGEEGALLVLTGSVPSELPQQLNRQLKDRPWHTQMPKASVEKSSFEKEKKGLAGLEQDTEQLVLMLGVATVPLGHPDALALRILQAHLGMGMSSRLFVVMREEHGLAYDVGVHMPARRGSTPFLWHLSTSLERASEACGCLLDEWQRMLNEPLGAAEFELAKAKYRGQDAMGRQTCGQIADRQALVLGHGLPASFIEENLQRTETLTPAALLDAAQRHLAKPCLSLCGPGEAISQASACWDGRSW